The following coding sequences are from one Candidatus Zixiibacteriota bacterium window:
- a CDS encoding DNA-processing protein DprA has protein sequence MTRDHQNSSAVIMVALTKFCGFGPRMISALLQRFGEPAEILNASEDALMKIDGLTTEQADQICTAGDVIDQATEYCQSLKQRDVIISTRLDDGYPEGLYELNDPPPLLFVRGRLPDGANKSVAVVGADEATGEGIDLTVTLAQRCAEAGVQIVSSLRRGIDAAAHLGAKAGEGVSFAVLDGGLDHIDLVEQMPLAIDITRAGGVLSEFPPETEPTDKAFSVSNRVLVGLAQAVVVTEVYGNSKATLDLLTFCNETGKLAFVLIDPKNGALSDETSLSEAVRFGAIPMVGLDKIEDIIKSLV, from the coding sequence ATGACCCGGGATCATCAAAACAGTTCTGCCGTTATCATGGTCGCCCTGACAAAGTTCTGTGGATTCGGCCCCCGGATGATCAGCGCCCTCTTGCAGCGCTTTGGTGAACCTGCCGAGATTCTGAACGCGTCTGAAGACGCATTAATGAAAATCGACGGTCTGACAACCGAGCAGGCCGATCAGATATGTACGGCCGGAGACGTTATCGATCAGGCCACGGAGTATTGCCAAAGTCTCAAACAACGGGATGTAATCATCTCCACCCGGCTTGATGACGGTTACCCCGAGGGGCTTTATGAGTTGAACGACCCACCACCGCTTTTGTTTGTGCGGGGTCGCCTTCCCGACGGCGCCAACAAGTCTGTCGCCGTGGTCGGAGCCGATGAAGCAACCGGCGAGGGGATTGATCTCACCGTCACACTGGCCCAACGGTGCGCCGAGGCAGGCGTGCAAATAGTATCATCACTCAGACGAGGTATCGATGCCGCCGCCCATCTTGGCGCCAAGGCGGGCGAAGGTGTATCGTTCGCCGTGCTGGACGGTGGGCTGGACCACATTGATCTGGTCGAACAGATGCCTCTGGCTATCGATATCACCAGAGCAGGTGGAGTCCTCAGCGAGTTCCCCCCCGAAACCGAGCCGACCGACAAAGCCTTCTCTGTCTCCAATCGAGTCCTGGTCGGCTTGGCGCAGGCGGTTGTGGTCACGGAAGTCTATGGTAATTCGAAGGCAACTCTGGACTTGTTGACGTTTTGCAACGAGACCGGGAAACTGGCTTTTGTACTAATCGATCCCAAGAACGGCGCACTGTCCGATGAGACCAGCCTCTCCGAAGCTGTACGTTTTGGCGCCATCCCGATGGTCGGATTGGATAAAATCGAGGACATAATCAAATCGCTGGTTTGA
- a CDS encoding IMPACT family protein, with product MDDVYYTIQQSAKTEIKRKGSRFIGEALLVEGVAQATEKLEQIRKREHAATHHCYAWRVGLESEVRFKYSDDGEPGGSAGRPIYDVVCGHQLTNSLLVVTRYYGGTKLGTGGLVRAYGDAATATLDKAGRLERFVLCGIKVRIDFGLYDRLAKLIHSHDARQSSADFSDRVTLELQVRQSRVDVLINDIVQLSSGKATIEKLS from the coding sequence ATGGATGACGTCTACTACACCATTCAGCAGTCGGCCAAGACCGAAATTAAACGCAAGGGCTCGCGGTTCATTGGAGAAGCGCTGCTGGTAGAGGGCGTGGCCCAGGCAACCGAAAAACTGGAGCAAATCCGCAAACGTGAGCATGCCGCCACCCACCACTGCTACGCCTGGCGAGTCGGGCTTGAAAGCGAGGTCAGGTTCAAGTATTCTGATGACGGCGAACCAGGCGGCAGCGCAGGGCGTCCCATCTACGATGTTGTTTGTGGTCACCAGTTGACCAACTCTCTACTGGTCGTTACGCGCTACTATGGCGGCACCAAACTGGGTACGGGCGGTTTAGTACGGGCTTACGGAGACGCTGCCACGGCAACCCTGGATAAGGCCGGTCGACTTGAACGATTCGTACTGTGTGGCATAAAAGTCCGGATCGACTTCGGGCTTTACGACCGTCTGGCCAAACTGATACACAGCCACGACGCCAGGCAGAGCAGTGCGGATTTTTCGGATCGGGTGACGTTGGAACTTCAGGTACGACAATCTCGCGTTGATGTCCTCATCAATGACATCGTGCAGCTAAGTTCAGGAAAGGCAACAATTGAAAAACTCTCCTGA
- a CDS encoding PfkB family carbohydrate kinase yields the protein MKNSPERRQLDCLGLGIIPLDFLYTVKRLPEAGEKIDSVDICMQGGGPVPNALVGLSRLGMNCAVIGAVGNDHFGELLISELTNEGVDCRHILRKKRPSAAAVGLIEQGSGRRTIVLNRVIEIVPRDLKVSTLQHPRIVHLDGRDIEASLKLARWARKIGAMVSFDIGSIRNDVSALLPLVDHLVVADEFAFPFTRTGKATDALRKLSGHCAGSIVVTEGTKGSTGLEERRVIRQPAFRVEAVDATGAGDSFHAGYLWSLLNGFDMAERLEFGAATAAIKCTRPGARTGAPTMRQVRQFLREDPGTYA from the coding sequence TTGAAAAACTCTCCTGAACGACGGCAACTCGACTGTCTCGGATTGGGCATCATCCCGCTGGACTTTCTATACACTGTCAAGCGCTTGCCCGAGGCCGGAGAAAAAATCGATTCTGTTGATATATGCATGCAGGGTGGCGGACCTGTACCGAATGCTTTGGTGGGGCTGTCCCGGTTGGGGATGAATTGTGCCGTTATTGGGGCGGTGGGAAATGACCACTTCGGAGAGCTGTTGATTAGTGAACTCACCAACGAGGGAGTCGATTGTCGACACATCCTCCGCAAGAAGCGGCCGTCGGCAGCGGCCGTCGGGCTGATTGAACAAGGAAGTGGTCGACGCACGATTGTGCTCAATCGCGTCATCGAGATAGTGCCACGCGATCTGAAAGTTTCGACCTTGCAACATCCGCGCATAGTGCATCTTGACGGACGGGATATTGAAGCATCGTTGAAACTGGCCCGCTGGGCCAGGAAAATCGGCGCTATGGTATCATTCGACATCGGTTCGATACGCAACGATGTCTCTGCGCTGTTACCGCTGGTTGACCATCTGGTAGTGGCCGACGAGTTCGCCTTCCCATTCACTCGAACCGGTAAGGCCACCGACGCTCTACGGAAACTATCAGGCCATTGTGCCGGGAGTATTGTTGTCACCGAGGGAACGAAAGGGTCCACCGGATTGGAAGAGCGAAGGGTAATCCGCCAGCCCGCGTTTCGGGTCGAGGCGGTAGACGCCACCGGCGCGGGTGACAGCTTTCATGCCGGGTATCTATGGAGTCTGTTAAACGGCTTCGACATGGCTGAGCGGCTGGAGTTCGGCGCGGCGACGGCAGCCATCAAGTGTACGCGACCCGGAGCCCGTACAGGCGCTCCCACCATGAGGCAGGTAAGACAGTTCCTAAGGGAGGACCCAGGGACCTATGCTTGA
- a CDS encoding phosphatase PAP2 family protein, which yields MLEYLNGIDRALFSFVNGQLANPVTDFLMPVITDDMVLRVLYGAAMVILLWRGKARLRWLVLFSALTLAATDQIAAHLLKPLIERVRPCHVLPEVHLLVGCGGGWAMPSAHAANAFGQALLFAVIEPKSRWYVLVFATMVAFSRVFVGVHYPGDILVGASVGAALGFMGAKVFGIFDGRFIKAAR from the coding sequence ATGCTTGAGTATCTGAACGGCATTGACCGGGCTCTGTTCTCATTCGTGAACGGCCAGTTGGCCAATCCGGTCACGGATTTCCTGATGCCGGTTATAACCGATGATATGGTTTTGCGCGTGCTCTACGGCGCCGCCATGGTCATCCTGTTGTGGCGCGGCAAAGCCCGCTTGCGATGGCTGGTCTTGTTTTCAGCGCTGACTCTGGCCGCCACCGACCAGATAGCGGCCCACCTGCTCAAGCCGCTGATCGAGCGAGTGCGACCCTGCCATGTCTTGCCGGAGGTCCATCTCCTGGTTGGTTGCGGCGGCGGCTGGGCTATGCCGTCGGCCCATGCGGCCAATGCCTTTGGACAGGCTTTGCTCTTTGCCGTCATTGAACCTAAGAGTCGATGGTATGTCCTGGTCTTTGCCACCATGGTAGCTTTCAGTCGCGTCTTTGTCGGAGTTCATTATCCGGGTGACATACTTGTCGGCGCCTCAGTCGGTGCGGCCCTTGGATTCATGGGTGCCAAGGTCTTTGGTATCTTCGATGGTAGATTCATCAAAGCAGCGAGGTAA
- a CDS encoding macro domain-containing protein yields the protein MPYRVEIVKGDITQVDVDAIVNAANNELWMGAGVAGAIKSTGGEIIEREAMAKGPIMPGEAVFTTAGKLPHKAVIHAAVMGQDLRTTDKLIRQATIATLNTAENLKLSSLALPAFGTGVGGFPMKACAYIMTRAVNGYQPLAKHLERVLFCLFDEYAFQTFKDALVDES from the coding sequence GTGCCGTACAGAGTTGAAATCGTCAAAGGTGACATAACCCAAGTTGATGTCGATGCAATCGTCAACGCAGCCAACAACGAACTATGGATGGGAGCCGGGGTGGCCGGGGCCATCAAGAGCACCGGTGGGGAGATTATCGAGCGTGAAGCAATGGCCAAAGGGCCGATCATGCCCGGTGAAGCTGTATTCACTACAGCCGGTAAACTACCTCATAAAGCCGTGATCCACGCCGCGGTCATGGGCCAGGATTTGCGTACAACCGACAAGTTGATTCGCCAGGCAACTATCGCAACCCTTAATACGGCCGAGAATCTGAAACTATCCTCACTGGCCTTGCCCGCCTTTGGAACCGGGGTAGGTGGTTTCCCCATGAAAGCGTGTGCCTATATTATGACTCGGGCCGTGAACGGCTACCAACCGCTGGCCAAACACCTGGAGCGAGTTCTATTCTGTCTGTTTGACGAATACGCATTCCAGACTTTCAAGGATGCTCTGGTGGACGAATCGTAA